A genomic segment from Deltaproteobacteria bacterium encodes:
- a CDS encoding ACT domain-containing protein, whose product MGRWFALSAIGLDRPGIVADLAELIYECDCNLEDSSMTILGSEFAVLLLLSGQGPDVERRLSAGCKRLEWEKRLTVFFRPLEGDPFARPPGQHTVAMACEVSGVDKAGIVARIARTLADHGVNITALGTRSRPGAETGTPMFTMRIEMAVPAELDRRVLRERLERVAADLRVDLTLTDVAER is encoded by the coding sequence ATGGGACGCTGGTTCGCCCTCTCGGCCATCGGGCTCGACCGACCCGGGATCGTCGCGGACCTGGCCGAGCTGATCTACGAGTGCGACTGCAACCTCGAGGACTCGAGCATGACGATCCTCGGCTCGGAGTTCGCCGTTCTCCTCCTGCTCTCGGGGCAGGGGCCCGACGTCGAGCGGCGGCTCTCCGCCGGCTGCAAGCGGCTCGAGTGGGAGAAGCGGCTCACGGTCTTCTTCCGCCCCCTGGAAGGCGATCCCTTCGCGCGCCCGCCGGGCCAGCACACGGTGGCCATGGCGTGCGAGGTGAGCGGCGTCGACAAGGCGGGCATCGTGGCCCGCATCGCGCGCACGCTCGCCGACCACGGCGTGAACATCACGGCGCTCGGGACGCGGTCGCGCCCGGGGGCCGAGACGGGGACGCCGATGTTCACCATGCGGATCGAGATGGCAGTGCCGGCGGAGCTGGACCGGCGCGTGCTGCGCGAGCGCCTCGAGCGGGTGGCGGCCGACCTGCGCGTCGACCTGACGCTGACGGACGTGGCGGAGCGCTGA